In the genome of Hippoglossus hippoglossus isolate fHipHip1 chromosome 4, fHipHip1.pri, whole genome shotgun sequence, one region contains:
- the LOC117760573 gene encoding uncharacterized protein LOC117760573 — MRLILVKPTNATRRLDSTGEVFPNGDHEHCASGGPPPPTRTPEHDQYSGTPVEASSSPQETSLCCVAPSPHEKSNGINQVSNQMSPLKTRNLTLSQLSDQEWLLLCGQVSSVGDDSPSAERGGTSGGHPNHNDRCGCSCPDAHQHPQTFQPASSLGTVQDCPSRVSSKRRLSCSPHTQSFSQSSQGSTSCQVLPQQTNQTDLFKPATNQPHDNFMPQCSDHDGQKELSQRQHPCNHFKLKDSSQATCPNLFNIPLNSVECAESNQILHQRPQPAVTADLNWREIFGKEPLLVQQRQNRDSRGSMTGDQACKSPGDPSIILKCRHLPYNLLTSTARMKRSSTPDKSVQSFSISQYSSLENQDLVEERAKQGQSQTSSELLGGSKVSLSKHSPLPADNLETSGSVNGDAVRPLSSYGALRSSLADLPSGQQPLQLLNSAILEDAFSKVLREDST; from the exons ATGAGGTTGATTCTGGTTAAACCAACCAACGCAACGCGGCGCCTCGACTCGACAGGTGAAGTCTTCCCCAACGGGGACCATGAGCATTGCGCCTCGGGCGGTCCGCCCCCTCCGACAAGAACCCCTGAGCACGATCAGTACTCTGGAACCCCAGTCGAGGCATCTTCATCCCCACAGGAGACAAGTCTGTGCTGCGTAGCACCTTCACCCCATGAAAAATCAAATGGAATCAATCAAGTTTCAAACCAGATGTCGCCGCTGAAAACTCGGAACCTAACCTTATCCCAGCTGAGCGATCAGGAGTGGCTGCTGCTTTGTGGCCAGGTCAGCAGCGTAGGAGATGATTCGCCCtcggcagagagaggaggaaccaGCGGGGGCCATCCAAACCACAACGACAGATGTGGATGTTCCTGTCCTGACGCACACCAGCATCCACAGACTTTTCAACCGGCATCATCACTTGGCACAGTGCAGGACTGTCCCTCCAGAGTCTCAAGTAAGAGAAGACTTTCATGCTCACCACATACCCAGTCTTTCTCTCAGAGCAGCCAAGGTTCAACCTCATGCCAGGTTTTACCACAGCAAACCAACCAAACGGATCTTTTCAAACCTGCAACAAACCAACCGCATGACAATTTCATGCCTCAGTGCAGTGACCATGACGGTCAGAAGGAGCTTTCGCAGCGGCAGCACCCTTGCAATCATTTCAAACTCAAGGACAGCAGCCAAGCAACCTGCCCCAATTTGTTCAACATTCCTCTAAACTCAGTTGAGTGTGCTGAGTCGAATCAGATACTTCACCAGCGGCCTCAGCCAGCCGTCACTGCAGACCTCAACTGGAGAGAGATCTTTGGTAAAGAACCACTTTTGGTTCAACAGCGTCAAAATCGAGACTCACGTGGCTCCATGACTGGTGATCAGGCCTGCAAATCACCTGGGGATCCTTCGATCATCCTCAAGTGTCGTCACCTCCCTTACAACCTCCTGACCAGTACAGCACGCATGAAGAGGTCATCCACTCCAGACAAAAGTGTCCAGTCCTTCTCCATCAGCCAGTACAGTTCACTTGAGAACCAGGATTTAGTCGAGGAGAGAGCTAAACAGGGACAAAGTCAG ACATCCTCTGAACTCCTCGGTGGGTCCAAAGTCTCCCTCTCTAAACATTCACCCCTGCCAGCGGACAACTTAGAAACCAGTGGCTCAGTTAACGGGGATGCAGTGCGACCGCTGAGCAGCTACGGCGCTCTGAGATCCAGTCTCGCAGATCTTCCCTCGGGCCAACAGCCTCTTCAGCTTCTTAACAGTGCCATCCTCGAGGACGCCTTCTCCAAAGTCCTCAGAGAAGACTCCA CGTAA